A window from Vulpes lagopus strain Blue_001 chromosome 23, ASM1834538v1, whole genome shotgun sequence encodes these proteins:
- the LOC121481345 gene encoding LOW QUALITY PROTEIN: eukaryotic initiation factor 4A-I-like (The sequence of the model RefSeq protein was modified relative to this genomic sequence to represent the inferred CDS: deleted 2 bases in 1 codon; substituted 1 base at 1 genomic stop codon) has translation MSASQDSRSRDNGPDGMEPEGVIESNWNEIVDSFDDMNLSESLLRGIYAYGFEKPSAIQQRAILPCIKGYDVIAQAQAGTGKTTTFAISILQQIELDLKATXALVLAPTRELAQQIQKVVMALGDYMGASCHACIGGTNVRAEVQKLQMEAPHIIVGTPGHVFDMLNWRYLSSKYIKMFVLDEADEMLSHGFQDQIYDIFQKLNSNTQVVLLSATMPSDVLEVTKKFMRDPIQILVKKEELTLEGIRQFYINVEREEWKLDTLCDLYETLTITQVVIFINTRRKVDWLTEKMHARDLTVSAMRGDMDQKERDVIMRDFCSGSSRALITTDLLARGIDVQQVSLVINYDLPTNRENYIHRIGRGGRFGRKGVAINEVTEEDKRTLRDIETFYNTSIEEMPLNVAYLI, from the exons ATGTCTGCGAGTCAGGATTCTCGATCCAGAGACAATGGCCCTGATGGGATGGAGCCCGAAGGCGTCATCGA GAGTAACTGGAATGAGATTGTTGACAGCTTTGATGACATGAACCTCTCCGAGTCCCTTCTCCGTGGCATCTATGCTTATGGTTTCGAGAAGCCTTCTGCCATCCAGCAGCGAGCCATTCTTCCTTGTATCAAGGGTTATGATGTGATCGCTCAAGCCCAAGCTGGGACTGGGAAAACAACCACTTTTGCCATATCGATTCTGCAACAAATTGAATTGGATCTAAAGGCTACATAGGCCTTGGTCCTGGCACCCACTAGGGAGTTGGCTCAGCAGATACAGAAGGTAGTCATGGCATTAGGAGATTACATGGGTGCTTCCTGCCATGCCTGCATTGGGGGGACCAACGTACGTGCTGAGGTGCAGAAGCTTCAGATGGAGGCTCCTCATATCATCGTGGGCACCCCAGGTCATGTGTTTGACATGCTGAACTGGAGATACCTATCTTCCAAATACATCAAGATGTTTGTACTGGACGAAGCTGATGAGATGTTAAGCCATGGATTCCAGGACCAGATCTATGACATATTCCAAAAGCTCAACAGCAACACCCAGGTGGTTTTGCTGTCTGCCACAATGCCTTCTGACGTGCTTGAGGTGACCAAGAAGTTCATGAGGGACCCCATTCAGATTCTGGTCAAGAAAGAAGAGTTGACCCTCGAGGGCATCCGCCAGTTCTACATCAACGTGGAGCGAGAGGAGTGGAAGCTGGACACGCTGTGTGACTTGTACGAGACTCTAACCATCACACAGGTGGTCATTTTCATCAACACCCGAAGGAAGGTGGATTGGCTCACCGAGAAGATGCATGCCCGAGACTTGACCGTGTCTGCCATGCGCGGAGACATGGACCAGAAGGAGCGAGATGTTATCATGAGGGATTTCTGCTCGGGCTCTAGCAGAGCACTGATTACCACTGACTTGCTGGCCAGAGGCATCGACGTGCAGCAGGTGTCTCTAGTCATCAACTATGACCTTCCTACCAACAGGGAAAACTATATCCACAGAATCGGCCGTGGTGGACGATTTGGCCGGAAGGGTGTGGCTATTAAC GAGGTGACAGAAGAAGACAAGAGGACTCTTCGAGACATCGAGACTTTCTACAACACCTCCATTGAGGAAATGCCTCTCAATGTTGCTTACCTCATCTGA